tttcgtaaatttttgttcttaATTTACTCGTTACTAATTGGCAAatattgctattattattattattattattgttattattatttttgacagcaggatttatttatagataattattacagatatttatttcaatttatatgtatattgatAATTGTGTTGAAATACTTTAAATTGatacttataatttatgggataTTTGTTAGTGGTAAAAATTCATTCTGATATGAAATGATTAATGtcaatgttatttatatagaaGCAACTTGAGGGGACggtttttgttatttttaatgatagaaaattatttttctgtagtcatttttttgatacgatagatgaggaaaaaatttctaatcaaaagttatttatcaaTGACTAGACTTAggctttaaattaaaaagaaaaaaaatttatttatttatttcttttcaacaaataaaaaaaaaatgaagattatttttggcattgaatatttaattgtgaaaaaaaataaaaaaatattattttggagtatttcgaattttaaatttattcgaaactaagttgaatttaaaaaaaaaaatggaattttacGTGATTATgaatatgtatacatttatttaaaaaaataaaaattttaatagatagTAAATAGTGAAAGAGTAAAactaaaaatcaaagaaaagcGAATGTATGTTTaggtaaagtaaaaaaatatgacagaTTCAAACCGCtctgtaaatttaaaagtttacattatatttaaaaattttaaatccctCGTGCGTGTTGTGTGCAATGTatagttattttaaacaaacgGATACCTGGTTGACGCCCATCCGCTGGGTAAAATATCCAATTGGGAGCACGtcggaaatttttcattacttctaaacaaaatcaaattttcttcGCTACGAAAATTCACTATCAAAcgtttttctaattttaaattacagatTTAAAATAGACGTACTACGAAATACGACTCtggtacaaatatatatactaggaTATATAAAAAGAGAAACGAACTAGTCTTGTCGTACTATTTTGAAACGACGAAACCTTTCGGGTTATCGGAGATAAGTAATCGACAGCCATTCGTGCACAATACAATgggatttgaatttaaatatttaaaatcttttaaatatttcatcctaacattttaacataaattatattcatttatttatttataataataatcaaataattatttatatataaataattaatgaactaTAACAATTTACTACAGAATAAAATCTTCATTAATCATCAcagaaaaatagaaattattcaaaaaaatccaaatccGTCGAGCTCGAAGAaatctaaaatattaatatttttctaggGCCTTCTTAATTCAAACCAAACTTTTACAGACCAAAATGGATATCATGTCacttcacattttttttattgatcattCACCGAAATgacttaattttcattaaaaataaattcatatcaTACCTCAGCTTCTTTGAAAACCGACAAAATATAAGGACTGTTAGAAAAAATCCAAagaaataaagtaataaacaaTTACCGTAGCAAGTAAAGACAATAGGCCAACGACCAGAGCTATTAAAAGAAAtgaatgtatttaaaaaaaaaacacgtacAAAAAAACGAGAGTAGCACGTGCGTATAGATGAATGAAAGGTTTACGAGGATAGTAAGAACAGGTCAATCTGTCAATTGACCAGTGCACTGCCACTGAAGAGTCATGAACGAAGCATCTACTCGTTCATAAACTGCTAATGTAAGTAACGTCAACATTATTAAACTGGCCTACGACCATACATTCCCGAGTTCAAACTCTATCAGACCATCTAATCCGCGATTCCAATTTCAGTAATTacattattcaaatatttatttttacccgggtaaaaaaatttcaagccgaaataaaaacaaaactttttctCGGCCAAAAACAGACCCATGTACTGAACACAGGGCTGAGAACTAGATAGGCCGAAAAATGGCCAATTGTTAGACctgaaaaaaccaaaaatagacTCAATTTATCGGCCAAATTTCGGCTTTTCCAATAAAatcctacacagaaaaaacagttaacttggttcaagaaaaatattgtgttctgaattttctttcttgattcaataaaagtaaaacacttgattcaaaaacttttttttggttcacgacagtaaattttcttgctccaaaaaaatttatttttgaagcgaaattgaaaatttctcggtttaagaaaaacaattcttggctaaagaaaataagtcatcttttgccaaaaaatcaacgttttgaacgaaaaaaagtttaacttcggccaaaaaactatttcttgctccaagaaaaaaaatttcttactccaaaaaatcaaagttttgaacgaaaaaaagttaacttgggctaagaaaaaatttcttggcccaaggaaaaaattttcttgctccaaaaaataaattgcttaagtgaaaataaaagttgcttgggccaagaaaaaaaaatttctcgaaaTTGTACTCGAGTACACTTTTGGGTTTGAGATAAATTTACCTGTCATACAAATCAACcatccaaaaattatattactatAATAATGATGCAATTAGTGTTAAGAAGTGCATCGTACTACTCTTTGTACACCCCAAAATTTCCTGCACTACAAACCCATGGTTGCGGTATGTATTTGATTATACATTAAGTAAAAAAGGGCTTGAAACTGCTCACATCACGTATGAAATGAAAGAGATAAGGGTATATGTGGTGGGAGTCAGTCGAGTGTCTTGTGGCCACTCATAGTCAGTTGCTCTTATGCTCGCCAGCTTTAAACAACCACCTACActagacttttaaaaatacatatatattttctatttattattcgaattAACCAAATTGTcatgttattttattgaagtgtaaaataaataataaataaataaaatgtgatattaaataaaacaattaaaataattgttaaatatGTGATTAACATggtagttaaaaaaataaataagtgggTAGATAGGCGGACggtggaattaaaaattaattacgattattagtaataataataataatataaattgttaatttaaataaaattgttttgaacaattaatgaataagcgattttaaaataaatcgcaatttaatattattatattatgttGTTGATTAAACGAATATGCTTGTTAGTGGTCCTAGTATTGGCGGTAAATACAACAAGAGCATTATTGCCAGATGATTTTGAGGAACATCAATTTACGGGTGATAATTTACAACAAGAATGTGCATCGAGATGCCCCGACCTAGATTTCAATCAGGCAAGTgacattttgtttatttatttatttttaaattttcatttgctataatttataattattttaattttaattaaatgaaatttatttttaaaataacaacgcatcaatttataataatattttgagtcGAGTGTAAagttcattatttataatgatacGTTTTATAAACTGACAAGAAATTAtgttgtttattaattttaatcactgtaaaaacgtttgtcttccaagtattataattataataacaatgagttacggcaaaaaaaaataattcaaaaaaaaaaaatgtaagataaatttacactccaatttaaattaattccatTCGCGCTTTATTCATCTGAGTGACTGCtcatagttttattttattttttttttttaatttctgacCATCAATCAGTTTATTGACCAGTAAGCGAACgcaaattattgaatttcaaaaattatcagttggtaaaaaaatataatagtaaaaaataaaagttgagaTGAAGGACGTATCAATTTAAAGACTCCAGCCAGACTGTACTGTCCATTAATTAACTTAACTACACGACAGCGCATCATCACTATAACCATAAGCAGACCAACGAgctaacaaaatattaaaccaCGTACTCGTATAcacttatataaatatatatatatatatatatatatataaatgcacTCTTTTTCGCTCTtgtgttattatttaactcGTTAGACATCAAGGCTCaaacatttacatttaaaagGATATTTATGTCCTACTCGTACtcaaattttcttattaactTAACGCCCATTTTTACCGCGTTAttcaatgaattattttatatattttttttactgcaaatgaaatatataaaaaatagctTTATCATCTACATGTGATCAGTTTACGTTTATAATAGTTGTAATgcatctatatatattcatacatacaatATCCATCAGATACAATGTCAGATTGAAATAGTTTACATAACTTCGCAGTGAATACTCTTGGaaatacactgagaaaaaaaaacttttagaaTCATTGTATATTCGAACAAGGAACTatgctattaaaaattatcaacctTGTATATTTTCGgtgcaaaaatttgaaaatttcaatcaaaatcattttGATAATCGGAGAcatctacacagaaaaaaatgatttcttggcgcaaaaaattttttcttgttctaagaaaatttttacttgaaccaagaaattttttttattataaagtgaaaacaaaacttttcttggggtaagataaaattttcttggaacaagaaaaaaattttttaggcgagaaaaaaattcttgagccaagaaaaatttttgtcttcaattcataatacaaaatatttcttgcaccaagaaattctttttttctgtgtaagttTGCTCAAAAATACCTTGACTTGATCTTGTTTTTTGaaatgatgtaaaaaaattcaaattttcttctATCAAGAGAACgattttttgtcttaaatatgaatgaaattaataattcaataattaatatcgatCTATTACTCgagaaaatattgtaattacaaaagttattttttttctcagagtTTCTACCGTGAGCTGCATCTTTTAGATAATCCAATCGCGTTTAATAAATTGCtagggaatttaaaaataaaaggaaaaaaaattttattttgtgtaaTAGAGAATATAATTAAGTTTGGTCTTTTGTAGTGGatctagttatttttagattaaaagAGTCTTGTCATTAGTTTAGTCTGATAGTTTAGATGTATGTGTAACTCATCGAGTTTATAAACATGGGATTTTAGAacgacaaaataataaatatataacgtaACTAAACGGGGTAACGGAGAGtagagaaataaatattcacacggaagtaatataaatttgaattgttgTTTTATAATTCTATTTACAGTGGCGCCAGTTAGGTAGATCTGTTAAGggttaatgtaaataaataaaaatatttattggatTTGAACaacatattatatttatactgaCCTGATAATTGTGTAATATGTAAACGTTCAATGTTTCTAAGCCGTTATGGATGATTTAGTTTTATCTATTCATGTTTATTTGTAatgaactaattttttatatttttatctggtaaatactaaatattaatgatgtataaatttaattattattatcgaaaattattaataacaaattttgtatttcatctaataaataattagttttatttacttattaattagtaaaaaaaaattccataataatttaatgttacactgataaaaaaattttataagaagaaactaaaaaaaattttggattcgggtaaacaaattttgaacttaaagtttttttttcattaatgatGTTGACAAATTGTCacaaaaatctatttttttatccgatcggaaagtaaaaaatattttttttactgtctacaaactttttctaatttgacctaaaaaaaaatatataaacaatatgAAGAGTAAACAAATGTATGGCAATATGCAATACTATACATATTCGTTCGACAATCAACTTCCTGCCTGTCACATCCTCTCACCAATGTAACATGTAGGGTCAACCATGACGCACTAAAATGGTACTACATAAGGATTCCGTGTAcagatatttatataaaatcaaaaagtaaTTGTCTATATAAACGTAACACATCAATAACTTTGCTACACATCCGACTATTGGGATCAATCAAAAATATTGAGTGCGGGGTAGTCaataaaaaagtcaatttACAAACCCGGaactgtaaataattcaatataacAATTACCGtcataagttatttattatccATTACCCGAATTATGAGATAGATCTGTTATTATACGGGTGTCTGGCTTCTTGTCCAGCTCTGACATATTGTATGGTAGACATAGAAACCAACAATACCTCATAAAACTACTCGGTCCCCTATTCTGTCTACAATTTTAACCAATTTAGAAATCTAAAATCCGTGGGATTCGTTCCTTCTATTCAAAAGGTCATCATCCTTaacttacatttttataaattgataaaattagttCGTTTACAAagtcgtaaaaaataaattttcggatgataattattttgacaatTAAAAGATGACCCTCTTTATGGTGCCGATGAAATAAAACTCTTACCGCAAGTATGGCTgacaatatatatgttatattatattacaCTGCTCTTAAATTTTATCCTGACACTCAATATCGTGCGACTTTTATTTACAAACTCATCTCCGTAAAAAAGTCAATTGTAATATTTGTGGTGACATTATAGCTCAAATAATTGGATacttgtgattttttaaaaaaatttactgttgagTTGTAagtttctaataaaaaaattagtaaggATTCAGATTGAGATATTAGGCTTCGTGTATTTATTTGTGGGAGTCTCGATACGAATAGAAGGAACCTTGAGGTAgttatattatgtatatatatatatatatatatatatctacggGCTTTGAGTAAAAAGGTGCAACAGTTGGCGGGTGTTTTCAAGCGTAACGAAGACGTTggtagttaaaaaatatacggaCGTACACTTACTCGAACAGGTATACTCACTTAGCTCATTAGCTGTCACTGGATTTCTtccgttatttttttaaactgttattatcattattattatttaccctATAATTTTAGTGAACAAGCTGCAGAAAGCCTAATAAGTTTTtagtgatataaaaaaaacaggaaatcttgaagatttaaaagatgagaaaaaaaaatgtctatcGCGAAGCCGTAAGCGAGGccgtaacaaaaatttataaattaaaatgcttgccgttaaaactttttaaattgtttcatCCGGTTAAATTGTCACCCTTTGTATACATTATCGCGAAAGGCTACAagatcattattataaatcagTGAATGTAAAATTACGGaggggaaaaatttttttacatttaaaattttttttataagctttATTTTATCATCTTGCTGAATACTTTGGGGTTCATATTTACTGGTGATTTTTGACGTTAGATATTGTTAGTTGCTTCCGGGACACAGGTGGATATCCGACTATaaacacttaatttttttagtttacgTACGAAAAGCTAAGTTTAATCCACGAGTCGGTGAACATTATTTCCGGGGGTGTGAAACGAACCGTGTTGTGTATTTTTTAGACTCATGGGAATTTTAGTGGGctctatatttataatattagttGTTTCAAATTGTACTGTATTAGCATATTTGTTTATTcacaaatgaatattaatcactgggaaataataattattttaattttacttcaaattcaaattatttttttggtaaatatGCACGAGAGATTTCTCCCTATACTTTGACttgtacaaaatttttgattttttttttcgaaagattATTTGACTCAACGGATTGAAtgattatcgaaaaattaaaatttttaagtcataagagtttgaaatgaattttttttgtaagctATCAATGATATTTTTGTTACAGAATCGTACAGATGACACATCAGAAGTCGGATGCGGCGTAAGATGTAAAATAGAtcaggtaaattataaaaaatttacaaaataacaaataagtATTCTGTTAAgagggatagccactgtgaggatcgaaaaaataggtgattttcgggaatttttttgactggaataataaaggaatttggggatcgggtttttttcgttttctaaagtatacattgaagataattctcctaaattttcattaaaaaatatcatgttgttacaaagttataagcatttttgtggagcgacaaaaaaatttcccccaccacagtgtcatctctaactcaaaaacggattatcagaaacaaaaaaaccaaacggcgtaatctgtatgcatttggttatcgttgcacataggggattttgaaaattttgatttgaaaaaaaatggcgacatattaaaaattttttcgttattttttctcatttttttggattcaaacagccctaaaaaaacttagaaatcaaaattttcaaaatcccctacgtgcaactttagctactgaatagacgaatacggcaaaaaaaaagttgcgaatcggttcatatttatgcaaattacagatgccacagttcaaaaaaagtagtttcgagaaaaacgcgtttaaagtttttagttgATGCAACAGTCAGTTGAcgcgctgtcacaaaaatgactataacttgaaaaatattcggaattttcatataaaactttagatacatatttttgaacatatacactttgatttaataaaaaaaaaaaatttttttttttgaaatttcacagtTGCTATCCCCCTTAAAAGAAAACAATGAATCCAAGCACGTGGTACCAGTTGATAtcgtattattaatataataaatatgtagttagacttaaatatatatatttaaaaaaattgtattgtcTCGGAAGTTGATTGAAGGAACGTATGATTGGGCGCATTGGACATTGGGGGATGGGCAGTAACGAGCAAGGGAATAAAAGAATAATCCGGACGGTCCCTCGGTGCTAATGACTGAGTTTCCGGTCTTGTCTGCTCGTGGTTGGTCCATAACCATTTCACGGGGTGCTAGTGTTACGTTTAAATGTCGAGAGGGAGAAAGACCTACAACCGTATATACATTGTACCGGTACCGcaaataaaaacaaactttAGTACTTTACTCTGTTCTCACATATATAgtgttcatatatttatatagatatatatgtatgtatgtaagtacaTTAAAGCAtagatgtataaatatatatgtatatatttaatgcacTTGAACAAGTAGTATAGGAATAAAAGAATAGCCGGCGGCATGTAGGGCTTCGTGACTTTAAATTGGATCGCGTACAAGTGTCGTTTTTTAACGGATGTCATCAAATTGACGTGCGACCCCGGATTCTGCTACTACGGAAGTAcaagactaaaaaataatactgtatttattgttatatttgtGTTACAGTAGTTGTAATAATTATGCATGCacacaaatttattaattgtaatgtgtattaaaatttccgttttattttattttttttttttcgctaaaAATATTGAGGCTgtaatttatcactttttctttagaaatttgaattacggttttaattattttttttttttttttggagaaaaaattaaatttagatctaatttttacttttggagtaaaaaatagGATACTGATAATAGTTATTTattggtaattaaattataagattgttaagtttatttgaaaaatgataaattcttaaatttattcaaataaatatattaatttatatttatggcGGGAAGAGACTTTTTAGTTGTGGTGGGTGAGGGTTTGGACAGGGTACGCGTGGAGGATTTAATGAGGAAACGAGAAATTAACGGGCACTGCTCTGTATGGAGTCTATTTTACtcggttttatatttttattttttattttaaaactaatgcACACTAGAATATCAAGTGATTTTTAATACTGCCAAAGAAGTGGCTCCAAGGAGTTTCAATAAAACGTAAACATACTTTATCATGTCTAATGAGCTGATAATTTAAGTAACGTACGTTttcttgtttatttatttgctaatATCTTAAGCACTTTATTATACAATATCGATCCCACGTGACAAAATAGTGGGAGATATAGAatcgaaataataaattattgaaaaatttatcttttggagattatttagtttttattttttttttaatagtgagATGTTCTTGTCAAGCAATAAGAGTCACTTTTGTAATGTGACCTAACTGATAGCCTCCAAGAGCAACGAGCTTCGAAAATAGATagtgataatattaataatattaataataataataataataatatagacgtcataatattaaaattattcccTTAATCAAATAATGGTAATATTTCAATTGATCTTCAAatcctattatttatttaatctattaaaataaatgtatttatatggCGCCgcgataaatttatcgatttaaataaaaacataaattgaagaaattatttgattataaaaCGACGAACTTGTCAATAATATTTCACTAACTTTCTTCATAcctcataataaaaatattaaaagaaaaatttggaaaatccaaaagtgcacgcctcgaacgctcatgttatgtttttttttaaaagttaaatttcgaataaaattgaatatcccgctcttttcccatagaaatttccatggtaaatatacggtaataaaagtaaaaaaaaaaataaataaggagaacattcctaatgaaaaatggcggcagtgtgtgtttgtttacatgtaagattgccggttttaaccgtaatgatttatttttaaaaaaacgagaaggcctacagtagtgattttcgaaaagaaccttctttgcttatttctgaaaattttaaaaaataaaataagtagtttcgtcaagtcgttttcgagatatccgtaccacgccgtttttttgaaccacagactaatggacgtccacgataaattttttttaatgaacttttttttatattaatacatattagacaaattaaaaaaagtatcaggattatttattagtgtttcagctttatattgatgtgtttttcataatgtgtaagagtaatagaaaaaaaatatatgcactttaatgagtggaaatcgtgtgaccttgacaggtcggttataaagcacaacctctccgcttcgcttccgaggcgtgcaaaaaATCTCAATACTAATCAAAGTCGAAAATTCCAAaccaatgatttttttaaaatttctaaaacgttatttttataaattaatacaataaatgtcgcgttaaatttttatttcgtttccTTCTTTCTGTCAATTCCCTTTAAATATAGATAATCACCAACTTCCTTTTCTTTTCTACGTCGATGCGTTAAATTGCAATTCGCAAATCCATGTCTTGACAGGCAAGCatgtatatacgtatatatatttttatatacatatgtaatgCATGTACGTGGATTTGTATTGCCGTAAGGAGTATGTCGACATATGTATGATGATGTTCTTGGATTGTATGATGAACGTAGGCGTCATATACTAATGTAAAGGCACGTGCCATATATACACGATAATACATGATGTAGTTGGCTTGGTTGGGTTGCTGGTTGCAGAACCAACTGagcatattaataaaaaaaaataaaattatactttcATTTGCGACTAACTCGAATGAATTATGTCACGATCCGGTCATTATTGTTCTTACAATACTTATTgctttatattttacttgttattattttacggtatttttaaattcatttttttctcttctgttatttattttaaataacatatatacCGTAATATTTTTGTCCATAAAATATTGAGCAATTGATTGAGCCtttgaattcaaaaacattttctaaaatgtatataaaattaaaactcccACGTGTATAATTTGTCTAGAATTCCTTATTGTCTCGCGCTAGCATTCAAGTTAATGAGTGTTCACTCTACTCTATTCTGGCACATAACTTGCGAGTTTGGTGCTTGCGTCATATATCACATCAAGTTGAATCTTTGCTTGTTTTAGTAGCATTTATTCACGCTACAATGACcgatgatttatttaaatgaagatataaaaaatatatcaattaatttattttaaaataagaaaattaattaagtggttgatgataaaaataaataatactcgatatttatttgtcgatagtaaattatttaaatataaattatttattaagtattaTGGATATATAGGGAAGTTTAAAAGTAATAAGTAGCTAAGTGATGTCAGTCATCATTTAACGGCTAGGGATAAAAGACATTTTGAAAAGAACCGTGAAGTCAAGACTAATTATTATCTAGGGACAGCCTCTTCTTTGAACGAATCTTtctaaattactattattcaCTTTTGACCGCTTAATAagtatttgattaattatttttttaatttaaaatataatgtcaatttttaccgaaaattttatttataaattgaaaaaaaatttgtgctctctattgatttttataaaaaatgattaatattttttttttaatcatcagCTTAtccgtaaattaaaaaaaaatatattgagggGGGGGGGACATTTTCGTGGACTGAAATTTTCATTGCGGATAAAATGGGGTActcacaaatttttattgttcaactgaaacaataatttattccaATAATGTTCTAtctattcataaaaaatacaaacttctattaaaattaagattccagtagtctaataatttttctgattaATGTACAAACTAGAtaagattcaaataaaaaaaaaacaatcaccCGAAAATATGTCAAGACCCAATGCGATAGctaccaaaaattattgactaaataaatagatatatattcatatttaatatcaTTCTATCCACTTGACATTGAACTTCTAAtgtcaactaattttttttttatctattccAGTGTGAGAAAGGATGCGCAGCATGGGAACAAGCCCTCGAAACAAGCTGTCAATCAACATGTGTACGtctaactttattttaataattaaaatttaaaaaatttatttcaattttacatttattataataagttattgtacattattatttaaattaaaaacaatatatttttttttatcaacagaACGGTACACAAGAGCTATTACCGCCTAAAGAATTGTACTGTGTACTAGGATGTCACGACGCATTGAACCGTTACTTTCAACAACTTAAAGGTAATtaacaaaacaataataaatttttaaaaatcagcgAATTCTTTGGCAAACAAATCTTTAGATTCGATGAccattgaattttcattataaaaatcaaaattactagCGTCGCCATCATTCTTACAAACCGGAATATAAGaagctttcaattttttattataaatgttGTCCCAATCAGTAGAACGAAACCACACATGATTTTTGATATCCAATACGCCATCTTTTAAATTCCCGTACCTTCTAGTCAAGTCAACTTgcagtaaattattaataatatcttTCAAATCATCGCTGAAGtgcgcgggaaatttaaatcttccgcttactattttttcataaattttcattggaTCTTTTGAATAAAATGGCGCGTAACCAGCAGtcatttcataaattaatactccGAAGCTCCACCAATCAACAGATTTACCGTATCCCTTTGACAATATTATTTCCGGCGCAATATATTCCGGTGTGCCACACAACGTCCATGTTCTTGCTTGAATGAGTTTACAAAAACCAAAGTctgttattttcaaataaccaTCGGaacttattaatatattttcaggTTTTAAGTCACGATAAACTAAACCGCAGTAATGTAAATATTCCAATGTCAGTAAAACTTGTGCagcataaaattttgataatttttcagtaaatttaCCTTTGCGTCGtagataagaaaataattcgCCGCCGTTAATAAACGGCAGGaccatatataaaaatgaattatctttaaaaaaatattttaatgtca
This genomic interval from Microplitis mediator isolate UGA2020A chromosome 2, iyMicMedi2.1, whole genome shotgun sequence contains the following:
- the LOC130662955 gene encoding cAMP-dependent protein kinase catalytic subunit 1-like; protein product: MRSSSYGTGSGSKSLKSKSSTQDENTISTNINNNNERLIKSLKDYQLVLDSLKDDFNKKWKVTKVKQDATLNDFDILRTLGMGAFGRVKLIKHKETSLYYAMKILDKRKIVKTKQVEHTRNEKRVLQSINYPFVVTLKYFFKDNSFLYMVLPFINGGELFSYLRRKGKFTEKLSKFYAAQVLLTLEYLHYCGLVYRDLKPENILISSDGYLKITDFGFCKLIQARTWTLCGTPEYIAPEIILSKGYGKSVDWWSFGVLIYEMTAGYAPFYSKDPMKIYEKIVSGRFKFPAHFSDDLKDIINNLLQVDLTRRYGNLKDGVLDIKNHVWFRSTDWDNIYNKKLKASYIPVCKNDGDASNFDFYNENSMVIESKDLFAKEFADF